CGTGAGCATGTTCATCGGATCGATGCCGAAGCCGAGCAGGCGCAGCATGCCGAGCATCCACAGCACCGCGATCAGCGCACAAAATACCGTCAGCGACGCGAGCTTGACCGACGAGGAGTACAGGAACAGCAACAGCCACGTGAACGCGATCGTGATCAGGAAAAACCAGATCACCGAACGGGCGCCGTCGGTGATGTCGCCGACCATCTTGGCGAAGCCGATGATCGCGACCGTGGTGTGTTCGTTTTCGTACTTGGCGCGAATGGCGTCGAGCTGATGGCTGATGTTGTTGTAGTCGAGCTTGACGCCGTGTTCGGCATCCTCGGGAACGAGATCGACCCAGACCATCGCGCCGGAAAAATCCTTGGCAACCAGTCGACCAACGATGTTGGCCTTTTCGATATTCGCGCGAATGATATCGAACTGTGCCTGCGTCGCCTCGAAGCCGGGTTCGTTCGGCGTGAAGTTGGCGGGGATGACGTTGCCACCGGCAAAACCGTCCTCGACCACTTCGACAAAACGCACATTCGGAGTAAAGATCGAACGCAGCCGCGCATCATCGACCGAGTCGATGGTTTTCGCGTCCTTGGTAATGTTCTCCATCGTCTGGAAGAACGGCTGGTTGAACATGTTGCCGCTCTTGTCCATCACCGCGATCAGCACACGATTGGCGCCGCCGAAATCGCGCTCGTAATCGAGGAAGGTCTGCATGTATTCATGCTGCAGCGGGATCTGCTTCTTGAAACCCGCATCGACCTTCAGCTGCGCCGCAAAATAGGTCATTGCCAGCGTGATCAGCAGGAACAGAACCAGCACGACCAGGCGATTGCCAAAGACCAGTTTTTCGGCCAGACGATGCACAAAACCCGGTGCGGAGTGGGATGTATTTGCAGACGGATTCATGCCGAGACCCTTGTCATTGCGTTACTTCTGAACGATTGCGCGTGTTTGCTATTTTTTGGCGGCTATTGCGGTACAAACCGGCTGACGCCGTTTTCCGCAGCGATTACGAGATCCTGCGCATCACCAACCGGCAGCGCAGCACTGATCGAACCGGCACTCGCATCGGTGAGAATCTGGAAGGCCTCACTGGCACTCTTGCGCAACAGCAGCAGTCCGTTCGCGCCGGACAGAATCGCACCGCCATTGGCCAGCCCGCGACCACCGAGCAGACTCAAGGATGTGCCGGTTTTGACCTCGCTCCATTCATCCCCGAGATTGCGCGATTCGTACACATGCCCGCGCAAACCGAATACCAGAACGTGTTTGCCTTCGAAGCCGATCGCACCGAACATTGATCCGTCGTACGGCAATTTCAGTTTCTGCCAATGCTCGCCGTGATCGGTCGAGCGATACACCGTGCCGCGTTCTGCCGCGATCAACAACGAACCGTCACTGGTGGCGACGATGCTGTTCAAGTGCGGGTCGGCCTCGTCCTCCAGCGCCAGCTGTTCCTTGCTGAAAACCAGTGGCTTGTCGGCATTCTTGCTTGCGGCGACTTTGCCAGATGCCGGATGTTCAACCAGCGCTTTCAGGTCGATCGGCGTCCAGGTTTTACCACCGTCGCGCGTACCGAGAAACTGGCAGTAGCCGCCCACCGCGAAACCGGTATTGACGTCCAGAAACAACACACTCAACAATGGCGCACCCTGCGAGGCAGCGCGTCCGGAGCGGCCTGCGGCCTCGGATTTTTTCAATGGATCACTGCGCTGCAATTGCCAGTGCTGACCGGCATCGGCGCTGTATACGATCACGCC
The sequence above is drawn from the Pseudolysobacter antarcticus genome and encodes:
- a CDS encoding WD40/YVTN/BNR-like repeat-containing protein, whose product is MSLQTPRPSPGKKILCMSLLLASSFALHAATTDKTAAPAPADSAPPFWQDPSSLPAEILPRVNQGLFTALAQMESGFVAVGERGQIALSSDGKNWKQAEAVPTRATLTSVTAIGMQLWAVGHDGVIVYSADAGQHWQLQRSDPLKKSEAAGRSGRAASQGAPLLSVLFLDVNTGFAVGGYCQFLGTRDGGKTWTPIDLKALVEHPASGKVAASKNADKPLVFSKEQLALEDEADPHLNSIVATSDGSLLIAAERGTVYRSTDHGEHWQKLKLPYDGSMFGAIGFEGKHVLVFGLRGHVYESRNLGDEWSEVKTGTSLSLLGGRGLANGGAILSGANGLLLLRKSASEAFQILTDASAGSISAALPVGDAQDLVIAAENGVSRFVPQ